From the genome of Ammoniphilus sp. CFH 90114, one region includes:
- a CDS encoding ABC transporter ATP-binding protein yields the protein MTKTILQVQGLEKVYQQKGTWFDRLFHRDPVKLYAVNQVDFDLKEGEILGLVGESGCGKSTLSRTIMRLSEPTGGIIRFLGEEITSISQKHMQSVRKNMQMVFQDPYSSLNPKMTIREMLSEAIRFHNIYKQEKEIRQYIDQLMIKVGLNPEDADKFPKAFSGGQRQRVAIARALAVQPKLIIADEPVSALDVSVQAHILQLLKNLQKELNLTMIFISHDLSVVKYISDRVAVMYLGRIVEIGKTSEVFENTNHPYTKALLSAVPRLSRGGRNRMELEGDPPSPFEQSLGCSFYSRCAQRAEKCKSTIPELTRRSETHLSACFISKEMS from the coding sequence ATGACAAAAACAATCTTACAAGTGCAGGGGTTGGAAAAAGTCTATCAACAGAAGGGTACCTGGTTTGATCGATTATTTCACAGAGATCCCGTAAAGTTGTATGCGGTTAACCAAGTGGATTTTGACCTGAAGGAAGGAGAAATACTTGGACTGGTAGGAGAGAGTGGTTGTGGAAAAAGTACTTTAAGTCGTACAATAATGCGTTTGTCTGAGCCAACAGGTGGGATTATCCGTTTTTTAGGGGAAGAGATCACTTCAATATCTCAAAAGCACATGCAGTCCGTTCGGAAAAATATGCAAATGGTCTTTCAGGACCCTTACTCATCCCTCAACCCGAAAATGACGATTCGAGAGATGCTAAGTGAAGCGATTAGATTTCATAATATCTATAAACAAGAGAAGGAAATACGTCAATATATTGATCAGTTGATGATTAAGGTCGGACTTAATCCTGAAGACGCTGATAAATTTCCAAAAGCCTTCAGTGGAGGGCAACGACAACGAGTTGCGATCGCAAGAGCTTTAGCTGTACAGCCTAAACTGATTATTGCCGATGAGCCGGTCAGTGCATTGGACGTATCTGTTCAAGCCCATATCTTACAATTACTAAAGAATCTTCAAAAAGAATTAAACCTGACTATGATCTTCATTTCTCATGATCTATCTGTAGTAAAGTACATTTCAGATCGAGTAGCTGTCATGTATCTGGGTAGAATCGTAGAAATAGGGAAGACTTCGGAAGTATTTGAGAATACCAATCATCCATATACAAAGGCACTTCTTTCTGCTGTTCCTCGCTTATCAAGAGGGGGGAGGAACCGAATGGAGTTAGAAGGAGACCCTCCTAGCCCTTTCGAACAATCACTAGGATGCTCCTTTTATTCCCGTTGTGCTCAGCGGGCGGAGAAATGTAAAAGTACAATCCCTGAGTTAACAAGACGAAGCGAAACACATCTTAGTGCTTGTTTTATTAGCAAGGAGATGTCGTGA
- a CDS encoding ABC transporter ATP-binding protein has product MPLLEVRNLDVVLDTRHRKIYAVNNVEFQVNEGETVGLVGESGSGKSVTCRSILKLLPKGIGKMKKGEILFEGINLATLAEKEMLNIRGKRIGMISQDPMSSLDPVYRIGDQIMEVLRRHEKLSRTEAKSRAVELLRLVGIPSPEKRITQYPHELSGGMRQRVMIALAVSCNPKLLIADEPTTALDVTVQDQVLQLLQRLQKEFGMGILLVTHNLGVVAETCDRVVVLYAGKVMEQAATDALFKNPRHPYTLGLIRSVPQLDTDQELIGIPGSLPVLSEPVMGCPFQPRCSMATKECLKDEAVRLRKVADGHWTACIHHERVSVV; this is encoded by the coding sequence ATGCCGCTATTAGAGGTTAGAAACCTAGATGTCGTCTTGGATACTAGGCATAGAAAAATCTATGCTGTTAATAATGTGGAATTTCAAGTGAATGAAGGCGAAACTGTAGGGTTAGTTGGAGAAAGTGGAAGTGGGAAAAGTGTTACCTGTCGTTCTATCCTTAAGCTTCTCCCTAAGGGTATTGGGAAAATGAAAAAGGGTGAGATCCTTTTTGAAGGGATAAACTTGGCAACCCTAGCAGAAAAGGAAATGCTAAATATTCGTGGAAAGCGAATAGGGATGATTTCACAGGATCCAATGAGTTCCCTTGATCCTGTTTACCGTATAGGGGACCAAATAATGGAGGTGTTACGAAGACATGAAAAGCTAAGCAGGACAGAAGCAAAAAGTCGTGCCGTAGAGTTGCTTCGACTCGTAGGTATTCCATCCCCTGAGAAGCGAATAACACAATATCCCCATGAGCTGAGCGGTGGTATGCGTCAAAGGGTAATGATTGCTCTGGCTGTCTCTTGTAATCCTAAGCTTCTGATTGCTGACGAACCAACGACAGCTCTGGATGTTACCGTTCAGGATCAAGTTCTTCAGTTATTACAACGATTGCAGAAAGAATTTGGGATGGGCATTTTACTCGTTACACATAACTTAGGGGTAGTGGCAGAAACGTGTGATCGAGTCGTTGTTCTCTACGCCGGGAAGGTGATGGAACAGGCTGCCACCGATGCGTTATTTAAGAACCCCCGGCATCCTTATACGTTAGGTTTGATACGCTCTGTTCCTCAATTAGACACGGATCAGGAACTTATTGGTATCCCAGGTTCATTACCTGTCCTTAGTGAGCCTGTTATGGGCTGTCCGTTTCAGCCGCGCTGTTCGATGGCTACAAAGGAGTGCCTTAAAGATGAAGCGGTTCGTCTACGCAAGGTAGCAGATGGTCACTGGACTGCTTGTATCCATCATGAAAGGGTGTCTGTTGTGTAA
- a CDS encoding M55 family metallopeptidase, translated as MKLFISVDMEGISGVTDWDDVNRGTIDYQYYRQLMTKDVNAAIEGALEAGVSEVVVNDSHDTMRNLIIDELHPKAELVRGFLKPLLMMEGIDSTYSAAFFIGYHCMAGVGDAVLNHTMSNRAVQRIKLNGREIGEAGINAVIAGAYGVPVVLVTGDTQTTEEVSREIEGVHTVAVKKGLGMFTARCLHPEESRRRIKEMARVAVLDRQRVCPVPVLESYDLQIEFKTTSSAQVVSYMPQVELINGKTVRFQTSDVHQLMPTLLAMLLLGDVKEFS; from the coding sequence ATGAAACTCTTTATTTCAGTTGATATGGAAGGGATTTCGGGCGTTACAGACTGGGATGATGTGAACCGCGGTACGATAGATTATCAATATTATAGACAGCTTATGACAAAGGATGTTAATGCAGCTATCGAAGGGGCTTTAGAAGCTGGGGTGAGTGAAGTAGTTGTCAATGACTCTCATGACACCATGCGAAATCTCATTATTGATGAGCTACATCCCAAGGCTGAGCTTGTTCGTGGATTCTTAAAACCACTTCTTATGATGGAGGGCATCGATTCAACTTATAGCGCTGCTTTCTTTATTGGATATCATTGTATGGCAGGAGTAGGAGATGCAGTTCTTAATCACACGATGAGTAACAGAGCGGTTCAACGTATTAAACTTAATGGACGTGAGATCGGAGAAGCTGGAATTAACGCTGTGATTGCAGGGGCTTATGGGGTTCCAGTCGTACTCGTAACAGGGGATACTCAAACCACGGAAGAGGTCAGTCGAGAAATCGAAGGAGTACATACTGTAGCCGTAAAAAAGGGGCTTGGTATGTTCACAGCTCGCTGTCTACATCCAGAAGAAAGTCGTAGGAGGATAAAGGAAATGGCTCGAGTAGCTGTCCTTGATAGACAACGAGTTTGTCCTGTTCCTGTATTAGAGAGTTATGATTTACAGATTGAATTTAAAACGACAAGTTCGGCTCAGGTAGTAAGCTATATGCCACAAGTAGAACTTATTAACGGTAAAACGGTACGTTTTCAAACATCTGATGTTCATCAGCTGATGCCTACCTTACTGGCGATGTTATTACTTGGTGATGTAAAAGAGTTTTCTTAA
- a CDS encoding ABC transporter permease, translated as MPSLHQPMTKPLPRRTLPRRLQHLAIRTKIGWGLAIVGFVFLISLLAPFITPYDPIKNNLAEALQGPSLKHWFGTDNFGRDIFTRMLYAARTDLQIGIFSVIMPLLFGTLIGLLSGYYGGWLDALMMRIVDIVISFPFMVLIIAIVSILGTGLFNLFLAIFLVGWSAYARIVRAEVLIVKEQEYILAAKSLGYGDGKILFRHILPNVVTTALIFCMSDIVLCILLGASLSFLGMGVQPPTPEWGAMIAEGRNYIINAWWISTFPGLGIILTGLGFSLLGDGLAEKIENQ; from the coding sequence ATGCCATCATTACATCAACCCATGACCAAACCATTACCACGAAGAACACTTCCTAGAAGGTTGCAACATTTAGCTATTCGGACCAAGATTGGGTGGGGACTAGCTATTGTAGGTTTTGTTTTTCTTATTTCGTTATTGGCACCATTTATAACTCCCTATGATCCAATTAAAAACAATTTAGCAGAGGCGCTTCAAGGACCGAGCCTTAAGCATTGGTTTGGCACAGATAACTTTGGTCGCGATATATTCACTCGTATGCTATATGCTGCGAGAACGGATCTTCAAATCGGTATATTCTCTGTAATTATGCCTCTATTATTTGGTACCCTGATAGGACTGCTTTCAGGCTATTATGGTGGATGGTTGGATGCATTGATGATGAGAATTGTGGATATCGTCATTAGTTTTCCGTTTATGGTATTGATTATTGCTATCGTTTCTATCCTTGGAACAGGATTATTTAATCTTTTTCTGGCGATTTTTTTAGTTGGTTGGAGTGCTTATGCTCGAATTGTAAGAGCAGAGGTACTCATTGTTAAGGAGCAAGAATATATCCTTGCTGCAAAAAGCCTAGGATATGGGGATGGAAAGATATTGTTTCGGCATATTTTACCCAATGTTGTCACTACAGCTCTTATTTTCTGCATGTCCGATATCGTTCTTTGTATTCTCCTTGGGGCCTCACTAAGCTTCTTAGGTATGGGGGTTCAGCCTCCAACACCGGAGTGGGGTGCCATGATTGCAGAGGGCAGAAATTACATTATTAATGCATGGTGGATTTCTACGTTTCCTGGACTTGGAATTATCCTTACAGGTCTTGGCTTTAGTTTATTAGGAGATGGGTTAGCGGAGAAGATAGAAAACCAATAA
- a CDS encoding ABC transporter permease, which translates to MIIVRLQYIIKHLFQLIPVLLGVSIITFLLIRMIPGDPALVMLGPRATPENIARLTVQMGLDQPMLTQYITYIRNVFSGDLGDSIIIRQPVFTLISERLGVTIFLVVYAAFLSVVISIPISLWSALRRNGVVDSSFRAASIIGLSMPSFWIGILLMLLFSIKVKWFPVSGYGDNFLQHLYHLTLPALTVSFSLSPVLIRPLRSKMISILSSDFIESARARGLSSWQVVIKHALRNAVIGMVTILGVNVGWLLGGSVVIETIFSLPGLGQLLINSILTRDYPVIQGLVLIFATLVILVNMLTDLVYTILDPRVHLE; encoded by the coding sequence ATGATCATCGTAAGATTACAGTATATTATTAAACACTTATTTCAGTTGATCCCGGTTTTACTTGGAGTTTCTATTATTACATTTCTATTAATACGGATGATTCCTGGGGATCCAGCATTAGTCATGCTGGGTCCACGGGCCACCCCCGAAAATATTGCGAGACTGACTGTGCAAATGGGCTTAGACCAGCCGATGTTGACACAATATATTACCTATATTCGTAATGTGTTCTCTGGTGATTTGGGGGATTCAATCATTATTAGGCAACCGGTGTTCACTCTGATAAGCGAACGCCTTGGAGTCACGATATTCCTTGTTGTTTATGCTGCTTTTCTTAGTGTAGTTATTAGTATACCGATTTCACTTTGGTCTGCTCTACGGAGAAATGGTGTGGTTGATAGTAGTTTCAGGGCAGCTTCCATCATTGGGCTCTCTATGCCATCCTTTTGGATTGGGATTCTGCTCATGCTTCTCTTTAGTATCAAGGTCAAGTGGTTCCCTGTGTCTGGGTATGGGGACAATTTTTTACAACATCTTTACCATTTAACTCTACCAGCTTTAACCGTTTCTTTCTCGCTATCCCCTGTTCTTATACGACCTCTGAGATCTAAAATGATATCCATTTTGTCATCTGACTTCATTGAATCAGCACGTGCACGAGGGCTTAGTTCATGGCAGGTTGTTATCAAACATGCTCTTAGAAATGCGGTCATAGGAATGGTAACAATACTCGGAGTAAATGTTGGATGGCTTCTAGGAGGATCAGTGGTGATTGAAACCATATTTTCTTTACCTGGACTTGGACAATTACTCATAAACAGCATCTTAACACGGGATTATCCTGTGATTCAGGGATTGGTGCTGATCTTTGCCACATTGGTAATTTTAGTTAATATGCTGACGGACTTAGTCTATACGATTTTAGATCCGAGAGTTCACTTAGAGTAA
- a CDS encoding ABC transporter substrate-binding protein: MMFGRSHFKKWMLGLLSTFLVAGSVACSSTSTNPASSDSSSKTTESSVGTPKATNEQGSNDPQAGGVLRLARHQDVSSFDPIVPTDNMSIWTILNLYDQLVRLNADGSDIEPGLATDWSISDDGKSYTFNLRPGVKFHNGMPVTAQDVKFSLERAKSDESNWNWMYTAFDSVEVKSNSQVVIHLNTPYIPLLSTLALFSSSIVPEQIVKENGKDYLTNNPVGSGPFMLDNWQRGQKVVLKKNPEYWQAGKPYLDGVEFLQVPEDTAKIFKLQAKELDIASNVPFNTLEQLKTDPALEVIVAPFARVDMIPINTTKEPFNDVKIRQAMNYAVNKKDIIQAVLMGQGEPAASYLPKVMYFNDQLKGYPYDLEKAKQLMSESSRPNGFKTTLTINAGNEINSQVAVIVKEQLKEIGIDIEIQQLEPGVVDELLASMKYDLITTYYSSDIIDPDEITMFGAVSTGGTNAYYTGYKNPRLDELAMQAQGENDADKRKEMYMEMQKMFSEDAPHVFLFHVPSSYVTQKNVQGFTLSPMGSYRLEEVWLKP, from the coding sequence ATGATGTTTGGCAGAAGTCACTTTAAAAAATGGATGCTAGGTCTACTAAGTACTTTTCTTGTCGCGGGCTCTGTTGCTTGTTCTTCCACAAGCACAAATCCAGCCAGCAGTGATTCCTCAAGCAAGACAACAGAATCGAGCGTGGGTACACCAAAGGCTACAAATGAACAGGGTTCCAATGACCCGCAAGCAGGTGGGGTGCTACGACTTGCGCGCCACCAAGATGTTTCTAGTTTTGATCCCATTGTACCAACTGATAACATGTCTATCTGGACGATACTTAATTTGTACGATCAACTCGTTCGTCTCAATGCCGACGGAAGTGATATTGAACCTGGTTTGGCCACGGATTGGAGTATTTCAGATGATGGGAAAAGCTATACATTTAATCTTCGTCCAGGAGTGAAATTTCATAACGGTATGCCAGTAACCGCACAGGACGTGAAATTTTCCTTAGAAAGAGCTAAAAGTGATGAGAGTAATTGGAATTGGATGTACACAGCCTTTGACTCAGTAGAGGTAAAAAGTAATTCCCAAGTGGTCATTCATCTTAATACTCCTTACATCCCGTTACTATCGACCTTAGCATTGTTTAGTTCTTCCATTGTTCCAGAACAGATCGTAAAAGAAAATGGAAAGGATTACCTTACGAACAATCCAGTTGGCTCTGGTCCCTTTATGCTTGATAACTGGCAACGTGGACAAAAAGTAGTGTTAAAAAAGAATCCGGAATACTGGCAAGCAGGCAAACCTTATTTAGATGGAGTAGAGTTCCTTCAAGTACCTGAAGACACAGCAAAAATCTTTAAACTTCAAGCCAAAGAGTTAGATATTGCTTCTAATGTTCCTTTTAACACCTTAGAGCAATTAAAGACTGATCCAGCTCTTGAGGTAATTGTTGCACCATTTGCAAGGGTAGATATGATTCCTATTAATACAACAAAGGAACCCTTCAATGATGTGAAAATCCGTCAAGCTATGAACTATGCGGTAAATAAGAAAGATATTATACAAGCTGTGCTTATGGGACAAGGGGAACCAGCCGCCTCCTATCTGCCAAAGGTCATGTACTTTAACGATCAGCTTAAGGGATACCCTTACGATCTAGAGAAGGCCAAACAGTTAATGAGCGAATCTTCCAGACCGAATGGGTTTAAGACTACTCTTACGATCAATGCTGGTAATGAAATTAACAGTCAAGTTGCCGTCATCGTCAAAGAACAGTTAAAGGAAATTGGCATTGATATAGAAATTCAACAGCTTGAGCCAGGTGTTGTTGATGAGCTTTTGGCTTCTATGAAGTATGACTTAATTACTACCTATTACTCTAGTGATATTATTGATCCTGATGAAATTACTATGTTTGGAGCCGTTTCAACAGGTGGCACAAACGCGTACTATACCGGCTACAAGAACCCTCGCTTAGATGAACTAGCAATGCAGGCTCAAGGAGAAAATGATGCAGATAAGCGTAAGGAGATGTATATGGAAATGCAGAAGATGTTTAGTGAGGATGCCCCTCATGTCTTCTTATTCCATGTACCAAGCTCTTATGTAACGCAAAAGAATGTGCAAGGATTTACTCTATCGCCTATGGGTAGTTATCGCCTAGAGGAAGTTTGGCTTAAACCGTAA
- a CDS encoding response regulator produces MKVLIVDDEPLELLNLQTLLQKASQPIEILIADNGLDAIILLEKVPVDLVFLDIRMPGRDGLEVLEIIHHRWPTTEVAMISAYGEFQFAKKALDLGASAYLLKPFRTAEFYETLDKLIQRHTARYATVPIIRQSLIEKVLLSGATLEVDLWTSHIGFIPNVVFVVEIMENQLVHILQSEIKTEWGIWAPEKVSNYYVLLSREEYLEEIQHLLMGLRIQDSKLVFAIGISRTLDLSNAFHQALQQVREGHHRMVDRCLAFIRENFDKMITLADVASSIHISPSHLNRLLKKELGTTFVEILVTARIERAKELLRKSYSIDYVASVTGFNSTTYFTVTFKKMTGQSPSSYRRERN; encoded by the coding sequence TTGAAGGTACTAATCGTTGATGATGAACCCCTTGAGTTGCTGAACTTACAAACCCTACTACAAAAGGCCTCTCAACCTATAGAAATCCTAATAGCAGACAATGGGTTAGATGCTATTATTCTACTAGAAAAAGTGCCAGTAGATTTGGTGTTCCTTGACATACGGATGCCGGGGCGCGATGGGCTGGAGGTTCTGGAAATCATTCATCACCGATGGCCAACAACTGAGGTAGCCATGATTTCGGCCTACGGTGAATTTCAATTTGCAAAAAAAGCCTTAGATTTAGGAGCGAGTGCTTATCTGTTAAAACCTTTTCGTACGGCAGAGTTTTATGAAACATTAGATAAATTGATTCAACGGCATACAGCACGTTATGCTACTGTTCCTATTATACGCCAAAGTCTCATAGAGAAAGTACTCCTCTCAGGAGCCACCCTGGAAGTGGATCTTTGGACATCTCATATTGGTTTTATCCCTAATGTTGTTTTTGTAGTCGAAATTATGGAGAACCAGCTTGTTCATATATTGCAATCTGAAATTAAGACAGAATGGGGGATTTGGGCTCCAGAGAAGGTGTCAAATTACTATGTTCTTCTAAGTCGGGAGGAGTATCTTGAAGAGATTCAACATTTGTTAATGGGTCTTAGGATACAAGATTCAAAATTGGTTTTCGCTATAGGTATATCCAGAACCTTAGATCTATCCAATGCCTTTCATCAAGCGCTACAACAAGTTAGAGAGGGGCACCATAGAATGGTCGATCGATGTTTGGCTTTTATACGAGAAAATTTCGATAAAATGATTACCTTAGCTGATGTTGCCAGTTCTATCCATATAAGTCCTTCCCATCTCAATCGGTTGTTGAAAAAGGAATTAGGAACTACGTTTGTAGAGATTTTAGTCACGGCCCGTATTGAGAGAGCTAAGGAATTACTTAGGAAGTCATATAGTATTGATTACGTAGCGAGTGTGACAGGCTTTAATAGCACTACCTATTTTACAGTCACTTTTAAGAAGATGACTGGTCAATCACCCAGTAGTTATCGGAGGGAAAGGAATTGA
- a CDS encoding sensor histidine kinase, producing the protein MHIAKRKTELEMLLKEMQLSHLASQIQPHFLFNSLNTVSSLIRIGKYEEATEAIHGISDLLRHTIREEQDLISIEEELSYVGLYLNIQELRFGKRLSWRYELDERIRCFKIPVFMIQALVENACKYGIEPQLGGGEVAISAYLNNHTLYIDIANTGTRIQEEWILQFERWKQEGIEADRMGIGLKNTHQRLKHYFAERAELLIQPWSEGTRVRVMITEVREG; encoded by the coding sequence ATGCATATAGCGAAAAGGAAGACCGAACTAGAAATGTTACTGAAGGAAATGCAACTATCACATTTAGCTTCTCAAATTCAACCTCACTTTTTGTTTAATTCACTTAACACGGTTTCATCACTAATCCGAATAGGGAAATATGAAGAAGCTACGGAGGCCATTCATGGAATCTCTGACTTACTTCGCCATACGATTCGTGAGGAGCAAGACCTAATTTCTATCGAAGAAGAGCTATCTTATGTAGGTTTATATCTGAACATTCAAGAACTTCGTTTTGGAAAACGATTGTCATGGAGGTATGAGTTAGATGAGCGGATTAGATGTTTTAAGATTCCTGTATTTATGATTCAAGCACTGGTAGAAAACGCTTGTAAATATGGGATTGAACCTCAACTTGGTGGAGGAGAGGTTGCGATATCAGCTTATTTGAATAATCATACCTTGTATATTGATATTGCAAATACTGGAACGAGGATTCAAGAAGAATGGATCTTACAGTTTGAGCGTTGGAAGCAGGAGGGTATAGAAGCGGATCGAATGGGGATTGGGTTGAAAAATACACACCAGCGTTTGAAGCATTATTTTGCTGAGCGTGCTGAACTTCTCATTCAGCCATGGTCGGAGGGGACAAGAGTCCGTGTGATGATAACGGAGGTGAGGGAAGGTTGA
- a CDS encoding ABC transporter substrate-binding protein, which translates to MVKRISIFLLPFLLTIIYSTVQTKVTPQVDSNLRPVALSETGGSVTIALNSDIVSLDPAYAHDFSTMQVVCQVTEGLLKFDKYGRLVSNLASHWEMKNPTTYVYTIRRDVRFQDGSPMTVADVLFSLQRILDAKGGSYLSWMYRNVERIEQEGDWSIRVILKKPDALWKYTLATTGGHIISKSHFMRQEKDFGGSEKGVLGTGPFAFKKWEPGAQIVLGKNPYYWDTTGGPYLQEVIFQVVADEYTRLSGLRSGQISMSFGLPMTYLPLVKKLPSITIQSTPGYMSHFIAFNLNRKPFDEIWVRKAISLAFDYAAFQREIIGDYGILSKRIPLTETMLVENEAVWKPFLEQMDGNETNLNLAREYLSKSSVPAGFRTTILTDNQDVNIDAALLLKAAVKPLGILVEIEKVTGKELTLRTFSKERSYNMVVTQWSADFPDPLGNLYPIFHSSQTSEGGVNYANYVNPIMDELIEGALENTDEARRAEQMMSAYRIIAEELPWLVLSHPKQTMVTRTDLLGYELSPLWYWQAFTKEIVIRGQSNDPF; encoded by the coding sequence ATGGTAAAGCGCATCTCGATCTTTCTTTTACCCTTTTTATTAACGATTATTTACAGTACCGTCCAGACTAAAGTTACTCCACAGGTTGATAGCAATCTAAGACCTGTTGCTCTAAGTGAGACAGGAGGGAGTGTTACCATTGCTTTAAACTCCGATATTGTTTCCTTGGATCCGGCTTATGCACATGATTTCTCTACGATGCAGGTGGTTTGTCAAGTAACCGAAGGATTACTGAAATTTGACAAGTATGGTCGTCTGGTATCAAACTTAGCAAGTCATTGGGAGATGAAAAATCCAACCACTTATGTTTATACCATTCGAAGAGATGTTCGCTTCCAAGATGGATCCCCAATGACGGTTGCAGATGTATTGTTTTCCTTGCAACGAATTCTAGATGCTAAAGGTGGCTCTTACTTATCTTGGATGTACCGTAATGTGGAGCGGATTGAACAAGAGGGTGATTGGAGTATCCGTGTGATCTTGAAAAAGCCTGATGCACTATGGAAATATACTCTCGCTACAACGGGTGGACATATTATTAGTAAATCACATTTTATGCGCCAAGAAAAAGATTTTGGCGGTTCGGAAAAAGGAGTACTGGGGACTGGTCCTTTTGCTTTTAAGAAGTGGGAGCCAGGAGCGCAAATTGTGTTGGGGAAGAACCCCTATTATTGGGACACGACTGGAGGCCCTTATCTCCAAGAAGTGATTTTTCAGGTAGTGGCTGACGAATATACCCGTCTTTCAGGTTTGAGATCAGGCCAAATTTCGATGTCCTTTGGTTTACCTATGACATACCTCCCTCTAGTTAAAAAGCTACCGAGTATAACCATTCAATCTACACCTGGTTATATGAGCCATTTTATTGCCTTTAATTTAAACCGCAAACCATTCGATGAAATATGGGTGAGGAAGGCCATAAGCTTAGCGTTTGATTATGCTGCTTTTCAACGGGAGATTATTGGCGATTATGGGATTCTTTCGAAGCGGATTCCGTTGACGGAAACAATGCTTGTTGAGAATGAGGCGGTTTGGAAGCCCTTTCTCGAACAAATGGATGGAAATGAGACGAATTTAAATCTAGCCAGAGAGTATTTGTCGAAATCTTCCGTACCCGCTGGATTTAGAACGACGATTTTGACTGATAATCAGGACGTTAACATTGATGCAGCTCTTTTACTTAAAGCAGCAGTAAAGCCACTTGGAATCCTCGTAGAGATTGAGAAGGTTACAGGTAAGGAGTTAACCCTTCGGACTTTTAGTAAAGAGCGTTCATACAATATGGTCGTTACTCAGTGGAGTGCTGACTTTCCAGATCCATTAGGCAATCTTTATCCGATTTTTCATTCAAGTCAGACGAGTGAGGGTGGTGTGAACTATGCAAATTATGTAAATCCAATTATGGATGAACTTATTGAAGGTGCTTTGGAGAATACCGATGAAGCCCGACGAGCAGAACAAATGATGTCCGCGTATAGGATCATCGCCGAAGAGCTACCTTGGTTAGTGCTATCTCATCCAAAACAAACAATGGTCACTCGAACGGATCTTTTAGGATATGAGCTATCTCCTTTGTGGTATTGGCAAGCGTTTACAAAAGAAATTGTCATCCGAGGTCAATCCAATGATCCTTTCTGA
- a CDS encoding class I SAM-dependent methyltransferase, with protein sequence MSKLFQVYYDFLMGPLERGRFKSIRQELLTRAQGHVLEIGSGTGINFPLYRDVEKVTSIEPHPLMREKSLRKIGQAQVPIDVIGARAEALPFPDDYFDSVVATLVFCTIPNPEKALQEIIRVSKPNAKVLFFEHVRVHDAFLGKLQDWLTPVWSRLCDGCCLDRRTISLIEKEGFQIIHMDVFFHDIFVTIESKTGCKTRQ encoded by the coding sequence ATGAGCAAATTATTCCAAGTGTATTATGACTTTTTAATGGGGCCTTTGGAAAGGGGAAGATTTAAGTCCATTCGTCAAGAATTATTAACAAGGGCGCAAGGCCACGTGTTGGAGATTGGGTCAGGAACAGGGATTAACTTTCCCCTCTATCGTGATGTCGAGAAGGTGACTTCCATTGAACCGCATCCGCTTATGAGAGAGAAATCATTAAGGAAAATAGGCCAGGCTCAAGTTCCGATCGACGTGATTGGTGCTAGAGCTGAGGCGCTGCCGTTTCCAGATGACTATTTTGATTCGGTGGTGGCCACGCTTGTCTTTTGTACCATTCCTAATCCTGAGAAGGCATTACAGGAAATCATCAGGGTTTCCAAACCTAATGCTAAAGTCCTTTTCTTTGAGCATGTTCGGGTACATGATGCCTTTTTGGGTAAACTCCAGGATTGGTTAACTCCGGTTTGGAGCAGGTTGTGCGATGGTTGCTGCTTAGATCGAAGAACTATATCACTTATCGAGAAAGAGGGATTTCAGATCATCCACATGGATGTATTCTTTCACGACATTTTTGTCACTATTGAATCCAAAACAGGATGTAAGACCCGGCAATAA